The Treponema primitia ZAS-1 genome contains the following window.
CAGGGATGGTATCTCCGGATGCCCGATACAAAGGCCTGCCCAGGCCATCGTAGAGGAGCTCCTCACCGGTCTTGTTGTTCTCCAAGCTTTCCATTGCCGCAGTGTCCAGGGAAATAAATTCATCGTTAAGGCCTTCGCCGGCGTCTGATCCGGTCTCCTCGGTGAAATCGGCGGTATGAATAATATTGTTAAGCTCATCCCCGGTGAGGGCGATTTTATCATCGTCCTCTTCATCAAAGAACCCGGTCCCGTCGGCTTCATCTTCACCGGCATTTTGATCCGGTCTTTCGTTACGGATTACCAAAAGCTCGCTTTTAAGGCTGGACAATTCGCCTTTTATTGAAGCCAGTTCATCGGCGATTTTCATCAATATTTGGGTGGAAACATCCGCCGTATCGCCCTTGCCTATTCCTTGGGGAGCATCATGTACCGGGGAGGATTGAATATCTTTCCGTACTGCCTCTACATCATCAAAGCCAAGGTCTTCCTCGATGGAATTTCCATCGGAACCGTTAAAGTCCTCAAACGATAAATCTTCGGAAGCCGTTCCATCCGGGGGAACTTCGGCGTTAAATTCAGGGGGAAAACCGGAAACGCTTCCCAAGTCGGAAAGGAATCCACCACCCAGGTCCTGGCTTTCGCTTAGATCATGGGGTTCAAGTTTTACCCATACGCCATACTCATCAAGTTCATCGGAGGACCCGATTGTACTGCGATCATCGTATATTGAAGGATTTTTTTTTGCTGCCATGACCCTCTCCCACTAAAATTACACGTATAATATCAATTATCGTCAATACATACTATATATTGAGCTTATCTGTGGTTTTTTCTGTTGTCAATGGATATTTGAAAAACCGTCACGGAGTACCCTCAAGAATAGGGAAAAATAGCCGTTAATATGTATAATGCGTTTCTTGAAATACCTCATAGCAGTCTGGACGACCCTGGCCGTATATACGGTTTCCGCTTTTTTTGTGGGCCCCACTGGGTCCTACGCATATAAGCAGCTTTCGGCAGAGCGGGAAAAACAGCGGACAAATATTGAAGCTCTGCAGAACCTTAATCAGGAACTTGCGGGGACCGTGAATTCCCTGACATACGATTCGGATACCATCATGATCTACGCTCGGGAGCTTGGTTATGGCGCCTCGAATGAGAATTTTGTCCGGATCGTGGGGCTTGGGGGGGCTAAAAAGCAACGGACCACCGCTGGGCAGATTACGATCCCCCGATCTCCGGGTTTTATTCCCGAAAGGATACTCTGGTTCCTCGCTTTCTGCGCCGGGATTGGGGTGCTTGTTCTGTTAAGCATTTCCGAATTTATGCGGGAACGCCGTATACGTTGGCGTAACTACCGCTAATGGGATGCCGAACATCGCTAGCGCGATGTTTTCGTCCATTCCGCTTCCTGGACAGAACCGGGAATTAATTCTACAAACCTGTTAGCCTCGTACCGTACGCCGGTGAATGTTTTTAAGCCCCGTAAAACCGTACCGTTATCGTAAAGAAAAAGTACATACTGCCAAGGTTCCGCACGGGATTTAAGTATCCTGGCCACCTCAAAGGGCATGGGATGATAGAACCGTTCCGTATTTGGAGAAATTTGGGTAACCTTTAGGCTGTTATCCTCAATCTTGTAAACCAGATTCATCTGTACGCCGGAAGAAAGGATGGCTATTCCGGTTCCACCCCGCTGGAGACGAACAATCGCAATCCCGGTATCACCCCGCCAAGTACCCAGAATGCGAGATTCCGCGAGAATTTCCTGGGATACCGCCTCATGAAACATTCCATCAAACCCGGTGGAAAAGGCCGCTTCCACCAGGGATCGTGCCTTTAAGGTTAAATCGGTGGTTGTTCTATGTATGGAAGTATGATACGCCGTTTCCCCGGTTTCGTTTTTAATTATCTTCAAAGATAGGATCCGGGTATCTTGATCAACGGTAATACTTCCGGAAAGGATAAAATCCGGCATCTTATCCGCAGACAGGGAATAAGTTTCATTTTCTTGTACGGGACTTTCCATGCCTGCGTCGTAAACCTGTACTACATCGCCAATGTCGGTTACATAAGACTGTATCAAGGTTGAAATAAACCGCGCTTCTTCCTGGCCTAAACCTTCTATAACAAAGGGTATGACCTGAATGATCGGTTTATTATCCTCCGCCGCAAGGGGGACGGAACAAAGAATTGGGAAAAGAAAAAAGGACAAAATCATCCTTTTCATATTAATATTATACAATATAATCTATGTTACAACAATAGTTTCGATAAAAAGATATAATTCAATGTAACTTTTGACGAAAATCCCGGGAAATTTCCCGGGTGATATCCCGTTCCCGTATGTCCGCCCGTTTGTCGTAGCTTTTCTTTCCCTTGCAGAGACCGAGTTCAACCTTAACCCGGCCCTTTTTAAAATAAAAGGACAGGGGGATTAGGGTGTATCCTTTTTCATCCACTTTCCGCGTAATACGTTTGATCTCGTCCCGGTGAAGGAGCAGCTTTTTTTTCCGGTCCGGATCGTGGTTGAAGATTGAAGAAAAGGGGTTTTCGGCGATCCGCAAAGAACGGAGCCACACTTCGCCGCTTATTACCTCCGCCCAGGCATCGGGGAAGGAGATCTTTCCGTCACGGAAGGATTTTACCTCCGTACCAAGCAGCTCTATCCCGCATTCGTAACGGTCATCTACGGAATAATCATGCCGGGCCCGGCGATTTACGGCGATGGTCTTGGTCCCCTCGCTCATCAGCGCCCCGCTTGCAACGAATTTTTCAGCGCTATCACGGGCCTAAAGGAAACAAAGGGGGATGATAAGGCCGGGGCCAGGGATGCCCGGGTTTCAATACCCACCGAGCCGGGGGAATTGATCCAGGAACCGCCGCGCAGGGATCGCTCCGGAGAAGAGACCGCTTCTACCATTGTAGGAGAGGCGGTCAGGTAGTTGAGGGGTACGTAGGGATCGGCGCACCATTCCCAGAACCGGGAACCCCCATCCACCGCAAATAGGGGGGCGGCGTATTCCCACTCCGCTTCCCGGGGAAGCCGTACT
Protein-coding sequences here:
- a CDS encoding TP0183 family DNA metabolism protein, whose protein sequence is MKRMILSFFLFPILCSVPLAAEDNKPIIQVIPFVIEGLGQEEARFISTLIQSYVTDIGDVVQVYDAGMESPVQENETYSLSADKMPDFILSGSITVDQDTRILSLKIIKNETGETAYHTSIHRTTTDLTLKARSLVEAAFSTGFDGMFHEAVSQEILAESRILGTWRGDTGIAIVRLQRGGTGIAILSSGVQMNLVYKIEDNSLKVTQISPNTERFYHPMPFEVARILKSRAEPWQYVLFLYDNGTVLRGLKTFTGVRYEANRFVELIPGSVQEAEWTKTSR
- the smpB gene encoding SsrA-binding protein SmpB, encoding MSEGTKTIAVNRRARHDYSVDDRYECGIELLGTEVKSFRDGKISFPDAWAEVISGEVWLRSLRIAENPFSSIFNHDPDRKKKLLLHRDEIKRITRKVDEKGYTLIPLSFYFKKGRVKVELGLCKGKKSYDKRADIRERDITREISRDFRQKLH
- a CDS encoding septum formation initiator family protein, which encodes MRFLKYLIAVWTTLAVYTVSAFFVGPTGSYAYKQLSAEREKQRTNIEALQNLNQELAGTVNSLTYDSDTIMIYARELGYGASNENFVRIVGLGGAKKQRTTAGQITIPRSPGFIPERILWFLAFCAGIGVLVLLSISEFMRERRIRWRNYR